CGCCATTGGTTGCCAATACTTCAAATTGATGTTCGCCATCAATTTCAGCAATTTCAATAATAGAAATATCGAAAGTACCGCCACCTAAATCGTACACGGCAATTTTAGCGTCGCCACGATTTTTATCCATGCCGTAAGCCAATGCAGCGGCAGTAGGTTCGTTGATGATGCGCTTAACATCTAAACCTGCAATTCGTCCTGCGTCTTTAGTTGCTTGACGTTGTGAATCATTAAAATAAGCAGGAACGGTAATAACTGCTTCGCTGACGGTTTCACCTAAATAATCTTCTGCCGTTTTTTTCATTTTCATTAAAACGCGCGCAGAAATTTCCGGCGCAGCCATACGCTTGCCACGCGCTTCTACCCACGCGTCGCCGTTGTCAGCTTTAACAATTTTATAAGGTACTAATTGAATATCTTTTTGCACTTCTTTTTCATCAAAGCGACGACCAATCAATCGTTTGACGGCATAAAGTGTATTTTGTGGATTCGTAACCGCTTGGCGCTTGGCTGCTTGACCAACGAGAATTTCGTCGTCTTCCGCAAAAGCTACGGTGGAAGGTGTAGTGCGATCACCTTCGCTATTTTCAATTACTTTGGCTTTGCCACCTTCCATCACTGCTACGCAAGAATTGGTGGTGCCTAAGTCAATACCAATAATTTTACCCATGTTTAAATCTCCGCAAGCTTATGCTTAATAATTTGATGCCTCATATATAAGGCTCAGGTTGTGTATTTCAAGTCTTCAATGTGGTTTTAGTTAGCCGGTGCTTTAGCGATAACCACCAAGGCGGGCCGTAATAAACGTTCATGCAAGCGATAACCTTTTTGCAGTACTTGAATGATGGTGTTCGCGGGTTGTTCGGCACTTTCTTGCATAGACATGGCTTGATGCCAATCTGGATTAAACTTTTCATTTATAGGATCAAGCACTTTGATTTGATAACGCTCCATGGCTTGCGCTAATTGTTTCAAGGTCAAATCCACGCCTTCGCGCAAAGTGGCTATATCATTTGATTTATCCGCTGCGGCTAAGCCTAATTCCAAGCTGTCACGAACGCTTAAAATATCTAAAGCCATTTTTTCAATACTGTATTTATGCGCATTTTCTAAATCGCGCTGAGCGCGTTTTTGGGCATTATCCAGCTCCGCGCGGGCCCGTAATCCTTGGTCCCACTGCTCAGCAATTTTTTGCTGTGCCGCCGCCAGCTGTTCTTGTAATACGCTTAATTCAGAAGGTATTTCAGTTGAGTCGAGCTCCACTTGCACATGGGCTTCAGCTTGATCGAGCGGGCTTTGATCGACGGGTTGTTCTGCGGACATAACATACTCTTTTGACAATACGAAGTTCTAGTAACTGGGGCTAAATCCAAGGATTTCAAGGGCTGCTAAGGATTCAGCGGAGGCGCACTATATAAAAGATAACGATAATTTGCGACCCCATCCGGTCAATTCGGGATGCTTATTTATGATTGCTCAGACAATGCTGCACTGAGTAATTTGGCGGTGATGTCTACAATAGGAATCACCCGATCGTAAGCCATGCGCGTGGGTCCCACTACACCTAACACCCCAATTACTTCGCCACCGACAGAATATGGCGCAGTAATAACGCTGCAATCATCCAGCGCTTGGTAGCCCGACTCTTGACCTATATAAATCTGTACGCCATCAGCCTGCTGACAACGATCCAGTAAATGCAGAATGTCGCGTTTTTTATTGAATGCTTCAAACAATTGCTTGAGCTTTTCCATATCGGATAAATCTTTGACGTTCATTAAATTAGTCTGGCCATCAACAAATAAATCATCGCCGGTTTGTTGAGGATCTAATGAAAATACCTGCCCCGACATTTCAATCACGAGTTTCATCAAATGATTTAACTGTTCTTGCGCCTGCAACAAATCATGGCGTAAACGTTCTTGAATGCCGCCTAAATCACGACCCGAAAAATGCGCATTAATAAAATTCGCCGCTTGCTGTAATTCATCACGACTGTAATCACGATCTACATGTACGACACGGTTTTGAATTTCCTTGTCATTGACGATCAACAATGCCAATACCCGTCGATTGCTTAAAGGTAAAAACTCTACTTGGCGCAAAGCTGCCGCTTCAGGTCTAGGTACCATGACCAAACCCGCAAAGCGCGTGATATCGGATAACACCGTGCTCGCCGACTTTAGTAAGGTTTTGTTATCTCGCGTTAAACCCAGTTGTAATTTTAGGCTTTCGATTTCCACATCATGCAAAGGTTTGATGTTTAACATCGTGTCAACAAAGACGCGATAGCCTTTAGCAGTCGGAATACGTCCAGCAGAAGTATGTGGCGAGCGCACCAAACCCATGCCCTCTAAATCCGCCATCACATGACGAATCGTCGCGGGACTCAAATCCATCAACGAATCCTGCAATAAAGTACGTGACCCTATCGGCTCGCCGTCACGAATATAACGTTCAATCAGAGTTTTGAGTAATTGCTGTGAACGCTCATCTAAAGAATGAAACGTGGGGTCAGGATGAAAAACAGGAGAATCAGTCATAGTCGTATTCTGACAGATTAACGCATTACAGCAATATATTAGCGTTAAATGCTGAACAACTTCGTGTTTACTTGCTTATGCATTTCATACGCGCATTATTATTCTGGTCGCATATGCGGAAACAGTAAGACATCACGAATCGACGGCGCATTGGCTAACAACATCACCAAACGATCAATGCCTATACCCTCGCCTGCAGTAGGCGGTAAACCATATTCTAGGGCGCGAATATAATCAGCATCATAATGCATTGCCTCTTCATCGCCAGCGGCTTTTTCATCGACTTGCTTTTTGAAACGTTCAGCTTGATCTTCCGGATCATTTAATTCTGAAAAACCATTCGCAATTTCACGGCCGCCGACAAAAAATTCAAAACGATCAGTAACAAAAGGATTGTCGTCGTTGCGCCGCGCCAATGGTGATACTTCAGCGGGATATGCAGTTATAAAAGTCGGTTGACGTAATTTTTCTTCAGCCGTTTTTTCGAATATTTCAATTTGAATTTTACCTAAACCATAAGTAGGTTTCAGCGCAATACCAATACTTTTTGCATACGCGCTGGCGCGACTCAGATCGTCGATGTCATCACCGCTAAGTTGCGGATTAAATTTTAAAATCGCTTCGCGCACGCTCATGCGTACAAACGGTTCAGCAAAATCATAGCGCTCATCTTGATATTGGATTTTGCTGCTGCCTAAAGTTGTTTCAGCTAATTTACGCAGCATGTCTTCAGTAAGATTCATCAAATCGTGATAATCAGCATACGACTGGTAAAACTCTAACATGGTAAATTCTGGATTGTGGCGAGTCGACACGCCTTCATTACGAAAGTTTCGATTGATCTCGTAGACTTTTTCAAAACCACCTACGACTAAACGTTTTAAATATAACTCTGGCGCGATGCGCAAATACAGCGTCATATCTAAAGCATGATGATGCGTAACAAAAGGTCTTGCGGTTGCGCCACCCGGAATAACTTGCATCATCGGTGTTTCAACTTCAACAAACTCTAGACCATTTAAATATTGACGAATAAAGTTAATCACGCGCGTGCGCAAATGAAACACTGCACGGGCTTCTGCGTTCATGATTAAATCAACATAACGTTGACGATAGCGTTGTTCTGTATCAGACAAGCCATGGAATTTTTCGGGTAATGGCCGTAGCGATTTAGTTAATAATTGTAAACTGTCAATTTTTACGCTGAGTTCACCGGTTTTAGTTTTAAACAAGACGCCTTGGGCGCCGACGATATCGCCGATATCCCACGTTTTAAATGCATCGTAAACACCTTCTGGCAAACTATCGCGCTGGACAAATAATTGCACTTGACCTGACATGTCTTGTAAGTGAGTAAAACTAGCTTTGCCCATTATGCGTTTCGCCATCATGCGGCCTGCTACCGCTACACGTAATTTAAGCGCTTCTAATTCTTCCGCGGTTTTATCATTATATTGCGTATGTAATTTTGCAGCTAAAGCATCGCGC
The nucleotide sequence above comes from Gammaproteobacteria bacterium. Encoded proteins:
- the grpE gene encoding nucleotide exchange factor GrpE produces the protein MSAEQPVDQSPLDQAEAHVQVELDSTEIPSELSVLQEQLAAAQQKIAEQWDQGLRARAELDNAQKRAQRDLENAHKYSIEKMALDILSVRDSLELGLAAADKSNDIATLREGVDLTLKQLAQAMERYQIKVLDPINEKFNPDWHQAMSMQESAEQPANTIIQVLQKGYRLHERLLRPALVVIAKAPAN
- the lysS gene encoding lysine--tRNA ligase — protein: MTDKNHEAADSTVEKPDENKLIALRREKLGKLREQGQAYPNDFRRDALAAKLHTQYNDKTAEELEALKLRVAVAGRMMAKRIMGKASFTHLQDMSGQVQLFVQRDSLPEGVYDAFKTWDIGDIVGAQGVLFKTKTGELSVKIDSLQLLTKSLRPLPEKFHGLSDTEQRYRQRYVDLIMNAEARAVFHLRTRVINFIRQYLNGLEFVEVETPMMQVIPGGATARPFVTHHHALDMTLYLRIAPELYLKRLVVGGFEKVYEINRNFRNEGVSTRHNPEFTMLEFYQSYADYHDLMNLTEDMLRKLAETTLGSSKIQYQDERYDFAEPFVRMSVREAILKFNPQLSGDDIDDLSRASAYAKSIGIALKPTYGLGKIQIEIFEKTAEEKLRQPTFITAYPAEVSPLARRNDDNPFVTDRFEFFVGGREIANGFSELNDPEDQAERFKKQVDEKAAGDEEAMHYDADYIRALEYGLPPTAGEGIGIDRLVMLLANAPSIRDVLLFPHMRPE
- the hrcA gene encoding heat-inducible transcriptional repressor HrcA, whose amino-acid sequence is MTDSPVFHPDPTFHSLDERSQQLLKTLIERYIRDGEPIGSRTLLQDSLMDLSPATIRHVMADLEGMGLVRSPHTSAGRIPTAKGYRVFVDTMLNIKPLHDVEIESLKLQLGLTRDNKTLLKSASTVLSDITRFAGLVMVPRPEAAALRQVEFLPLSNRRVLALLIVNDKEIQNRVVHVDRDYSRDELQQAANFINAHFSGRDLGGIQERLRHDLLQAQEQLNHLMKLVIEMSGQVFSLDPQQTGDDLFVDGQTNLMNVKDLSDMEKLKQLFEAFNKKRDILHLLDRCQQADGVQIYIGQESGYQALDDCSVITAPYSVGGEVIGVLGVVGPTRMAYDRVIPIVDITAKLLSAALSEQS